TATCTAGTTTTGCCTGCTAATACATCTAGATGACCATCAATTAAAAATATCTTTATATTAGCAGTGCACTTATCACTTGGAAAATGAAGACAATTAACCAAGAGGAACTCACTTTGTAAATATTGAATTGGAGAAGGCATGTGATCTTAGTATCActtcaaaattgaaaatgaatAATTAAAGGGAACCCACTTTGAAAATATTGAACAAAATAAGGCCTTTGATCTTCTTCATATGAAATGAATTAGTGAATCTTGAAGTAGTATATTTAGCCAATATAATTCATTATCAGATTGTGATAATCATATCATGAGCAAAAGCCAGCACAATTTATGGtaagaatattttattttatttttgcatgtTATTCTTCACTTATGAGCACTTGGTTTATCTAcccaaaaaatgtgtttattatAGGCCTATCACTAGCAATGCAATCAACTTATATTATCATTTATAATCCACTAGTTCTAGTAGCCAACATTCTAAAATACTGTTATATTGTTGTATGCATTATGTAAAAATAGTGCTTGGATAGTTTTCGTAATTAAACATAGAAAATATAATTATCTTACAATTCGTTTCTAATTTTACAAGCTCAAAGCAAGTAGAGCTTATGCTAAAAGAATCATGTCTGAAAGATTATTTGACAAGGATTATCAACAAGTTGAGTTGTCAGTGCAGTCATTTGTGCAAAAAATTGGCTATGTTGAGAGTTTCATACAAATAATATGTTATACACTTTGTCAGCATTGCTTCTAATTCATATGCACTACAAGTTGAACTATAGATGTGTGTGTTAGCTTAAAAAATAGAGACGATCATTTTAGGTAAAAGCTGATATTCTCATCTCAAACACGAACCAAAGTTTATGTATTATGACTTGTCCAACACCTAATTGCAATCATGAGATGGAGTTTCGACAATAAGTGCCACCACTATAACATCACAACTGTTAAAGTAGTTCCTAGGTAAGAAATAAAATATAGTGTAATTTTCATGTTATATTACAATCCTTGTACAATAATGGACCTAacaatatatgtatatttatatacatataggCTAAAATTGACATTGAGATATTTGATCAGACCAGTCTCATTATAGTATTAGTGAGTGACAGATATACTACCACTATTTTAGGAACAACAATAGAAGAAGTCCTTAATGTTGAGAACCAGGTAACTGAACTTTCACTTGTGAAGTTTACTTTCAAGACTCCTTCAGAAAGTAATATGTTTAATGTGCAATATAAAGCAGGATCAGGGATTGAACATTGAAGAAATAAATCCAAAACTACAAAAGAAGCATTACTACGTGCACTTAGACCATATTCTTGTCATGCTAGATCAAATTGGGTCACTAAATACTATGTTATAGCTTGTACTCTTTGTCCCAAGGAAACGCTACAATTGTCTGGAACTTTAGTAGATACTGAACTTTTAGACTTCACGCCAAGAGAATCATCAGAATCAAAGAATCTTACATTAGTTGCAGGTGAAGAACAAGCCAAGATGATCTTTAGTTAGGAACAAAGAGGAGTCTGTTCATGCAATTTTAAAATGGAGCAAAGGAAATGAAACCAGGGACTTCCCAAGATAAGTAACGATTTTGCCACATGATTGTACATCTAGAGTAAGTATTTCTTTTTTGATATATTTTAAGATGCAAATTTGGCTATCTTTGGGTGACTGAAAACAAGGAGTTGATTAGCTTCTTTAGTTAACTTATTTTGCCAATGACATGTATGATTATTCTACTTTGGTATCATGCATAGAGCTTGAAATCTAACTGTTATAGAACTTTGGACTTGGGATGTGTCCTTAACCACTATGTCAATGCAAATGTTGAGCAAAGAGCTATGTTATTAAATCTAAGATCTTTTCATGTTATGGTGTTTCACAACTATACTGTACAAAACTGTATTTGGTGTGGAATAATGAACGAGCATCAAACGCTCAAAGACATCACTATCTTACTctttaatttggaaattaaaaACCACTGATCATCTCATtttgtgaaattcttgaactaatACACTAGAATATTAATAAAGAACAAACTATTTTATACATAACTATCTTCTAGTAGAGAATAAACAAATGATGCGATTTATTGCATTTTAACTTCTAAATTTCAATATCACTAGCCCATTAAATTCATATCAAGTATTAATTCAAGGAAAAAATTAACTTCCCACAACTTATCTATAACTACACAAACATTAATTTCTATAATAATCTATTAAGTATATAGAGTCAAGAGATACACCAACAATTTCAATGCATTACACCCattagaattagaagttattATGAATGGAAAAAAGATCGTGTTTCATTTTCTTAGAAAGCCTAGCATTATCGCAGTGCAAACTGACACCATGCATAATGAGAAACAAAGCCATCTGTTCAGCACATCAGCTTGTACCATTATGCATGTAAGATGCTTATCTATAACTTACAATTGCTATATGTCTTTTTTTATGCCAACTTCACAGTGGATCAAAAATATGCCAACTAATTTTGGCATAATCTTCCCATACCTTACACATGCATCTTCCTATTAATATATGATGATCTTTTGATTTTCATTGCAACAAACTCATTTGCCTGAACACTCACAACTCTTTACCAACAAATTACACTGGTAAGAGATGCTTCTCAAGAAGTTCATGCTTAATCTCTTTTTTATATTTCTCGTATTCACAGTTATATTATGTTTCCATATTATGCAATTAAAATTCTTAATGGCACATGAATATACACCAATTGCTAGAATAAATAGCTAGATTAATGGTTGGATAGCAAGAGTGgtaatcattaaaaaaaaatgcaatacGACACACTTAATAGACAAATGATTTATATCAATGCCTCTTGTTAGTCGATTATTTAGTAAATAATATTTTGTAATTAGAATACTAAAACTCTACTTCTAACCTTCTATTCAATAAACTAGCTGATATTTCTTTTATGCACTGAAATAATTCAAGATATAATTCACACATATGACATTAAAGCATAAAATGAATTTGTTAAACTCCATCCTACATCTTATATTATAAATGTGGTTATTCAACTTTATTTTGAAGTAGCATGCAAATTGGTTCCATTCCATATAAATGACTCTCACAAGAAACACTATCATTTATCCTGCTCGAGCAATGCACTCAATTATTATACACGACTTTTACCATTTTGTTCCGTTTGCTAATTTTCAACTCATTACAATTGATTCACATCCTAGACAAGTATTGTTAAAAAAACATACTTTTATCTTTGATTAAATTTTTTCTATTCATTAAATTTATCAAATTATTGATATCTTCTACTTTATATAGCTATATTAGGTATACTAGTCCCAGCAGGACCGATCCACTTATTTGAGCAACAAGATGGGCAAATACGTACTCAAGACTTTGTCATAATTAATCAAGAGTTTATAACAAGTAGTTTTGCTTTTAAACCAAAGCAAAAATCTTGGATACAAAATCTCACTAGCAATTAACGATCTTTTTAAATATAGATTAACACCAATTATTTTTTCTATATCCAAGGTTTACATTTACAATGAAGCCATACAAGTGCTACATCTTCTTTCCCAACATCTAATTATCATAATTTGTAGGCCAAGGCGTCTAAATTTGCAAGATGCAATATTTCAAACCTATtctataaatattttatatttttcatgcatttaatatttttaaaaaattgtaaatAGCATATTAATTTGATCACTTGAATTTTAATAGCGATTCAATTGACAACCATCATCATATGTAATCCAAATCTTCACCAAGCATATGAATTATGTGTTTAGCATGACAGAACATTTAGAAATGGAAACAATTGATTGTCAAGCCAGAAGAATCTAGTCTACTACTACTATAAACTTTATCAAATAATAGTTCCCAATTATTCGTATTAATTATAGTGAATATCCTTATCATGTATTTTTTATGTAGTTGTTACTATTCCTCCAATTATAGCAAAAATAATACAAGCTAATAGTGTACTCTCTATATATTAGCTTTCCATGAAACTAGATTCTTTGGATATATCCACCACAATTTTCATATAATCCAATTTTAGGAAATACAAACTATCTATTaccaaaacttaaaaaattaaaattggtATTATGCTTTTTAATTTAACGATAATTAACCTTCGCTTATATTGAGTTTTATATGCACATTTACCGTGAAATTGGATATGATACCAAAGATTATTGTTATCCTAAAAAACATATGGCAacaatttctaaaattatagattgcttccattttttttctagTTATTGCATATAATTTTGCTCTTCATGCACGAAAGATTTTATAACAATCATCAATCACATATGTTAAGGTATAGTTTTTCaaacaaaagtaaaaaagaaGAATCCTATTCAAAATAATGAGTAAACATTTATGCAAATCTTCTAATTATAAAATCATTTAGATAAATAATAGTTGAATATAATGAACAACTGCATATCACTGTCTTCTTCCTTGGCTACGCTAGGGTCTCCTAAtgttgtattagggtttcattgtggGTTATGGCTGCCCTTCAACCCTTGATTGAGGGACAAGCGTCTTCTCCTAACAGCAAAAGGTCTTTTTCCCAGCTCTTCACACAACTAGCCGCCTCTCCTATTTAGGTTCGGCCTACAATAACATACAAAGGGGAGGTTGCTAATGTGTTTTCCAAAGAGGATGCAGATAGATTGGTAGCTCCTTTTTGTTTAGCCTTGGTGGGTAAATTTTCACATGGTCGGCCGGCGTTGGAGgagattagaaaatttttctccTATCTCAATCTGCATAACCAGATTTCTGTTGGGTTAATAGACTATAGATAAGTTCTGCTTAAATGTTCTGTTGAAGCCGACTTTAATCGAATTTGGATGCGAGGAATTTGGTAGCTAGGCATGTATCCTATGCGGGTGTTTGTTTGGACCAAAGATTTTCATGTGCATAGGGATTCTTCATTGGTTCCGGCTTGGGTATCGTTGCCAATGCTTCCGATCCACTTTCATGACAAGCACTCTTTGTTTTCAATCTTATCTCCAGTTGGAAAACCTCTGTTTTTGGATTTGGCCACTGCGGCAGGTATGAGACCAAGCGCGGTCAGGGCATGTGTCGAAATTGACTTATTGAAGCCAATTTGTGGACAAGTGTGGGTAACAgttgaaggagaaaatggttcCTGGCAGAAAATAGTGATTGATGAGTTACCTAAGTGTTGTTCGAATTGTTGGCGGTTGGGACATTCAATGGAGGAGTGCACGAAGAACAACGTAGAAGTTGGGACCTTTAAATCACAGAACCAGAAGCAGGTGGTATAGAATGTTGTGTAGGCTGAAACTCCTAATCCATAGCCTGTTTATCATGTCGTGCAAAATGCCAGCACGAAGGTTGTGGAAACTGCAGAAAAGCCTGCGATGGAAGCCAATTTGGCTATACGACCTTCAGCGATTGGAGGGGATGGGTTGCAGGATAAGCCAACCTCGGTTATGCCTATAAGGGATTCAGAGACTATGGTCTTGATCAAACTTGGATCACAAGGGGTTAGGACAGAGGCCTCAACATATGGTGAGAATGGTCAGGTAGTAACAATGAGGCAATGTGTTCTAGAAGTTGGGGTAAATGACAGTGAAAGTGAGCGGCTGATTAATGCTTTAGCAGGGAATATGGTTGCGCCTTCTGTGTTACACGCGGTAGATATTCTAGTAGCGTTGTAGGCTGATTAAGAGGGAATGGCCACTAGTATTAATGATGTCGGTCCAGCAGAATTGCCTTCTATTGCAGGGAATTTATCTTTGAAGGCTGGGATTAGTCAAAAGGTTCAGCTTGATTCGTCTTTTCAAGCATTAAACATTGATCAAGTGTAGGTCTTTGACCATGGTGTAAAACAAGTGAAGGCAAAAGGTTTACGGCGACATTTCCATCGGACAGGCAGCTTCAGTCTTCCTCAACAGTCTCACATAATTCCTTTCAACTCTTATTCCATGATTAATGGATTATTTTGGAACATTAGAGGGGTTTCTAGGCCTCCTAGCCTAAGAAGATTAAGCAAGTTAATACGCTTGCGTTGTCACTATATGCAAACCAAAGTTGGATGTCCGTAACTTGAATCCATTAGGCTGCATATATCGTTTGACACAGTGGTTGTTAACACATCGACCTGTGAGTATTTTACAGTTCCCTTTTTGTATGTTCAATCGTAGGAAATTCATCCCAACATATCTCACTATAGGTTTAGTAACCTTTAATGCCCGACCctttagttttttcttttgttcatgctGATTGCTCACAAGAGGAACGAAGGGAATTGTGGCAGGCATTGGTTGCTAATAAATCATACTCACTATCTTGGTGTGTGTGTGGTAACTTCAATATGATCATGGCATCTCAGGAAAAATGAGGAGGGCGACCATTTAGTTGTTCAAAGAGCTTGGAGATTAGTCTTTTATGGAGGAGGTTGGGGTTTTTGATGCTGGATTTTTAGGCTTCAACTTCATATGGTGCAACAAtcgaagagaaagagagaataTGGAAATGATTGGATAGACTATAATTAATGGAGAGTGCTCAATGATGACATCATCCATTTCGGTGACCCATTTGGCAAGACACCCATTTGACCATGCGCCAttaaagatttcttttgtgaCATGATTGGATAACAAGCCGCGACCATTCCGTTTCTTGAACTGTTGGACCTCCAAACAATCTCTCTTGGACATGATTCGAAGTGTTTGGTAGTTGGAGGTCGGTGGATTCCCTTTACGAATTTCTAGTCAAAGGGCAATTCAGGAATGGAATAAGCAATCATTTGGAAATGTGTTTGCTATTGTTCGAGGGGCGGAGGCATTGGTACTTAGGGTAGGAATACAGGTAGAGAATGATGGCTCGGAGAGAGCTCAACTTGAGCTGAATAAAGCTCAAGTGGAGTTGCGTCAAGTACTACTAATTGAGTACTAGTTTTGGAGACAAAAACCTCGAGTCAAATGGCTGCGTCATGGTGATTTGCAACTCGAAGTTCTTTAATGCAACGGTGAAGCAGCGGAGGGGGCAAGGCGTCATTCATAGAGTAAAGGATATGAATGGCGCCTGGGTGGAGGACGATGAGAGAATTGCTAATGAAGCCATAAGATACTTTTCGAATTTGTTTTTAGAGCTAGTTGGCACAACTTCAGAGATGTTGCATCTCATTCTGAATCTTTTCAAGGGGAAAGATAATGTAGGCTTGAGGCGTGCTCTTCAATGGAGGAGGTGAAACGAGTAGTTGTTGAGATGGATGGGGATAGTGCGGTGGGCCTAGATGGTTTTACAGGTAAGCTTTTTACTTTTGCGTGGGATGTTGTAACTCAAGATGTATATAATGGGGTATTGAGCTTTTTTTGTGGGGCAAAGTGATAGAGTGATTTTTGGGCACGTTTTGCACTACtattctgtccaaattttggcTACTCATGGTGCTAAGAATTGAGATTTTGCTCATATTTGATgtttgtgtgaattgtaggtggttgGCACTAAAAATAATCTTTCGAGATAAATTTTCAGAAGACCCTCTATTtcatggcgtgcccacgccagaaacTGGAGAGCTACACCTAAAAGTCGGACCCGCGAGATTGGCAAAACAAGTGAAACATCAGGAAACCAAAAGTGGTCCACGTGAACCAAACACATGGGATTAAAACCCCAAAAGAGAAAAGTTTTGAAGAGGACATTTGGGTGGACTTCTCCTGCGGCGGCTACTGAAGATATAAAAAGGCCAGATTCACGTCTAATAGGAcattagttttagttttctttttctcctttttgtcaGACGCTTTTGGGTCTTTTCTCTTTAGCCGCAATTAGAAAAAAAGTGAGATTGACGTCTAATCAATTAGGTAAACTTCAATTTCCCTTTGCCCATCGGTCAGAAGAGGAAGAGTTCTCCATTGCTTTTTAGGCTTTGTATGAATGAGACTCCTTTCACTCGACTTTGGCTCTGAACAATTTTCATTAGTTTTTGTTCTTGCACTCGTGGCTCTAAAACAAAGGCGAAGGTAGGGCCTTCTCTGTTGTTACTGCAATTAATTCCCCTTCCCCAATTCTTCGGCaaataattgaatgaattcaattaaatcacgcgggattgacacgatgaggagtggctaatttTCTTCTCTATCCAAAGGTCGACGCGAGGGCGCGATCCATAACATTTGTGATTTCTAACCGAATCtttattatttctttaaatttgtTACTATTCATgtgtttcctgaattaattgttcatgggtattgtATTAATTGGGTATCAACGGCCggatattaaatttaatataatagcctactgccacgttaattaaattgaATCCTTAATAGTtcatttaatttaaataattgattttatgttggaaaaacgcaagatctaatttaaataaaccctcttagcgtgtttattgttagggttgggttcttctagctttaatgcaattggataattaaattcctacggtcgtacctaggattgttatctggttagagaagcggtcaatggtcgtaccttgactgtcgaaaaactaaggaagaactggttgtcagagtttgttgataactataaccaacctagtgatgaatggatgaaatatctttgcatcgatgatcatttaattggaccgtgcctgagtagttgatcctttgggtagaattttattaattactatttttagaaaattgtaCTTGTTGAATTAGctcttgaattttatttatttcatttttattttcatcccATTAATTATCCCCCGATTTCATTCTATTgacttggaaagaaataattttctaCCCACTTCCTGTGGACTCGACCTTACTTGCCATTGTacttaaaattaatatttttatagacaaatctggtatatcggatcaagtaaactcttcgggaacagggtgaatcaagtagcccattgcacatctagagttcctgctccagtacttggatttgttctataattaattgtagtggtaattaggactttttagtaattattattgtacaggttcggcacctgtcaatttttggcgccgttgccggggagcgatattttgattaattttgtttcttactaaattgttttatttggatttgtctggcatttttctagtttatggCTCGTTGTTCTCGCACAGGTGAGTTGATTTTCGATCCGGAAGTAGAAAAGACTGCACGCCGAACTAAAAAAGAGACTAGACAACTCAGAGAGGAGCAGACTAGCATAGTTTCTCTGGAACTAGATTCAGAGATCGAATCATCAGATTCAAGTGGTGATAGTTTAAGTGACCAAGGTCAAGAGGACACCGTTATGGCGAATGCAAGgacactaagggagttggctgctccagAATTGCCCCAGCAGCCGTTATGCATAACATTTCCAACATTGGCTGAAAATATCTCATTCGAATTGAAGTCAGGGCTAATT
This sequence is a window from Coffea eugenioides isolate CCC68of chromosome 7, Ceug_1.0, whole genome shotgun sequence. Protein-coding genes within it:
- the LOC113777035 gene encoding uncharacterized protein LOC113777035 encodes the protein MYPMRVFVWTKDFHVHRDSSLVPAWVSLPMLPIHFHDKHSLFSILSPVGKPLFLDLATAAGMRPSAVRACVEIDLLKPICGQVWVTVEGENGSWQKIVIDELPKCCSNCWRLGHSMEECTKNNVEVGTFKSQNQKQPVYHVVQNASTKVVETAEKPAMEANLAIRPSAIGGDGLQDKPTSVMPIRDSETMVLIKLGSQGVRTEASTYGENGQVVTMRQCVLEVGVNDSESERLINALAGNMVAPSVLHAVDILVAL